One window of the Pedobacter ginsengisoli genome contains the following:
- a CDS encoding cold-shock protein yields the protein MRTTGKVKWFNSAKGFGFITPEDGGKDIFVHFSAIAGDSFRELNEGDSVEFELNEGKKGPEAQNVKVL from the coding sequence ATGCGTACAACAGGAAAAGTTAAATGGTTTAATTCTGCAAAAGGATTTGGATTTATAACTCCAGAAGATGGAGGAAAAGATATTTTCGTACATTTTTCTGCTATAGCAGGAGATTCATTCAGAGAACTAAATGAAGGCGACAGTGTAGAATTCGAATTGAACGAAGGAAAAAAAGGCCCTGAGGCTCAGAATGTAAAAGTTCTTTAA
- a CDS encoding YMGG-like glycine zipper-containing protein gives MKYLFSILIIGTMLMSACSNNAKEQALIKQQAIVAVKDSLKLDSFKKAEIKKQEDAKIAAQVKEEKRTLLLAEQNEAASHPSANQNSEAPTPAKKKGWSDAAKGTVIGAGAGAIGGALIDKKHGRGAIIGGVVGAGAGYLIGRDKDRKSGRVQPKN, from the coding sequence ATGAAATACTTATTTTCAATATTAATAATAGGAACAATGCTAATGTCTGCATGTTCTAATAACGCAAAGGAACAAGCTTTGATAAAGCAACAAGCCATAGTAGCAGTAAAAGATAGTTTAAAATTAGATAGCTTTAAAAAAGCAGAAATTAAAAAACAAGAGGATGCAAAAATTGCTGCTCAGGTAAAGGAAGAAAAAAGAACTTTATTATTAGCTGAACAAAATGAAGCCGCATCTCATCCTTCGGCAAATCAAAATAGTGAAGCACCTACTCCTGCAAAGAAAAAAGGATGGAGTGATGCTGCTAAAGGAACTGTTATAGGTGCCGGTGCCGGAGCAATTGGTGGCGCATTGATTGATAAAAAACATGGAAGAGGAGCTATTATAGGTGGCGTTGTCGGTGCAGGAGCGGGATATCTTATTGGAAGGGATAAAGATAGAAAATCTGGAAGGGTACAACCTAAAAACTAG
- a CDS encoding GumC family protein: protein MDIKSFLRLLGKYKWVLILVPLLTGGITYFLVKNLPQQYSSEAQIATGLIDQSKQVVVNSNQNTDIFKINQQFSNIIERMKMRRIMSILSYHLILHDLEDPKASFRPYSKQVSKLGQAGIDEVIRIYKERLLNKQVIAIGDNAGKYPLYDIISSMGYDNDNIANNLKIYRPDNSDFVNVYYVSENPLLSTFLVNTLSSEFINNYGQDVNLNQNNSIELLDSLMKKKEAAMNEKNAALKDFKMKNGVLNLDKQSEMVYAQISQNEERKAQAIRDIQANQRAIADIDATLKGGIDNLSSGNSTADNRRIISLKNQLKIANSAYIDGNFTAADKNKVDSLTRLINGVSSKISDENVTNPQASRQGLIERKLSLETTISQAKGSLKSIDNELSVLKAKYNTMVPFDAGIQNYERDAELATKDYMNSLDTYNQNRTGQNVALKLQLAQLGLPGLPLASKGIIYIALSYIASLFLCFTWVLMMFLLDRSIRDSKQLAQATKSVVLGAVPYLSYPDINIRELWKSKENDPEFLSFKNLLRSLRFEISDALKKNNSKIVGITSLDSNEGKSFLSGSLAYAFAMMGEKVLLIGGETKKVMSDSKELALSQDFETFLVKREIQTEDLITILNKNDANSSLLETQSSTSLRKGFEVLKDEFDVIIIDVDGLKDLNKAKEWLLFTELNVAVFESGRSISEPQKELLSYIKGQPGFIGWVLNKVK, encoded by the coding sequence ATGGACATTAAATCATTTTTACGACTTCTTGGTAAATATAAATGGGTTTTGATATTGGTACCCCTGTTGACGGGGGGAATTACTTATTTCCTGGTAAAGAACCTTCCTCAACAATATAGTTCTGAGGCTCAGATTGCTACAGGTTTGATAGACCAGTCTAAGCAGGTTGTGGTTAATTCTAACCAGAATACGGATATTTTTAAGATCAACCAGCAGTTTTCGAACATTATAGAACGGATGAAAATGAGAAGGATTATGAGTATCCTTTCTTATCATCTGATCCTGCATGACCTTGAAGATCCGAAGGCTAGTTTCAGACCTTATAGCAAGCAGGTTTCTAAATTGGGGCAGGCCGGTATTGATGAGGTGATCAGGATTTACAAGGAAAGACTGTTAAATAAGCAGGTGATAGCGATTGGAGACAACGCTGGTAAATATCCCTTGTATGACATCATTAGCTCTATGGGTTATGATAATGATAATATTGCCAATAACCTGAAAATATACCGTCCGGATAACAGTGATTTTGTGAATGTTTATTACGTTTCTGAGAACCCATTGTTGTCGACGTTTTTAGTAAATACCTTATCTTCTGAATTTATTAATAACTACGGACAGGATGTTAATTTAAACCAGAACAACTCTATCGAACTGTTAGATTCATTGATGAAGAAGAAAGAGGCTGCAATGAATGAGAAGAATGCAGCTTTGAAGGATTTTAAGATGAAGAATGGGGTTTTGAACCTGGACAAGCAGTCGGAGATGGTTTATGCACAGATCTCACAAAATGAAGAGCGCAAGGCTCAGGCGATAAGGGATATTCAGGCCAACCAAAGGGCTATAGCAGATATTGATGCCACCCTTAAAGGCGGGATAGATAATTTAAGTTCAGGAAACTCTACAGCAGATAACCGAAGAATTATTAGCCTTAAGAACCAGTTGAAGATAGCTAATAGTGCATATATAGATGGAAATTTTACGGCAGCAGATAAAAATAAAGTTGACTCGCTGACTAGATTGATAAACGGTGTGAGTTCAAAGATTTCGGATGAGAATGTCACTAATCCACAGGCTTCCAGACAAGGGCTGATTGAAAGGAAGTTATCTCTTGAGACAACCATTAGCCAGGCCAAAGGGAGTTTAAAATCGATAGACAATGAGTTGTCGGTTTTGAAGGCGAAATACAACACGATGGTGCCTTTTGATGCCGGGATTCAAAACTATGAGCGTGATGCCGAGCTGGCTACCAAAGACTATATGAACTCTTTGGATACCTATAACCAAAACAGGACCGGTCAGAATGTGGCGCTGAAACTTCAGCTGGCCCAGTTAGGTTTACCAGGTTTACCGCTTGCCTCTAAAGGGATAATATATATTGCACTTTCGTATATAGCGAGTTTGTTTTTGTGCTTTACCTGGGTGTTAATGATGTTCCTTTTAGATCGGAGCATCAGGGATTCAAAGCAACTTGCCCAGGCCACCAAGTCTGTGGTTTTAGGTGCTGTACCTTATCTTTCTTATCCCGATATCAATATCAGGGAGTTGTGGAAGAGTAAAGAGAATGATCCTGAGTTTTTATCCTTTAAGAATTTGTTACGGTCATTACGATTTGAGATTTCAGATGCGTTGAAAAAGAACAATTCGAAGATTGTAGGGATTACCAGTCTGGATAGCAATGAGGGTAAATCCTTTTTATCCGGTAGTTTGGCTTATGCCTTTGCGATGATGGGTGAGAAGGTTCTGTTGATAGGAGGAGAGACCAAGAAGGTAATGTCAGACTCAAAAGAGCTGGCGCTAAGTCAGGATTTTGAGACTTTTTTGGTGAAGCGTGAAATCCAGACTGAGGACCTGATTACGATTTTGAATAAGAACGATGCAAATTCATCTTTGCTGGAGACACAGAGCAGTACAAGCTTAAGGAAAGGATTTGAAGTTTTAAAGGATGAGTTTGATGTGATCATTATAGATGTAGACGGGCTTAAGGATCTGAATAAAGCAAAAGAATGGTTACTTTTTACCGAGCTTAATGTTGCTGTTTTTGAATCTGGACGTTCTATATCAGAACCTCAGAAAGAGCTTTTAAGCTATATTAAAGGGCAACCTGGTTTTATTGGCTGGGTTCTTAATAAAGTGAAATAA
- a CDS encoding two-component system response regulator, whose amino-acid sequence MENSTTVRKQILVVDDELSILRLLTFILSADYDLVIKKSGIEAISWLEEGNDPNLIISDLMMPYFDGGTLIRNLKISGLYRETPVILLSGAEDLEDKVRNMPFKIDSYLEKPFNPAVLKSKIAQLIN is encoded by the coding sequence ATGGAAAATAGTACAACCGTTAGAAAACAAATTTTAGTTGTTGATGATGAACTAAGTATTCTTAGGCTATTGACATTTATATTGTCTGCAGATTATGATCTTGTAATTAAAAAGAGTGGAATTGAAGCTATAAGCTGGCTTGAAGAGGGGAACGATCCGAATTTAATTATATCTGATTTGATGATGCCTTATTTTGATGGGGGCACATTGATTAGAAATCTTAAAATAAGTGGCCTATATAGAGAGACTCCTGTTATTTTATTATCCGGTGCAGAGGATTTAGAAGACAAGGTGAGGAATATGCCTTTTAAAATAGATAGTTACCTGGAGAAACCATTTAATCCTGCTGTTTTGAAATCAAAAATAGCTCAATTAATAAACTGA
- a CDS encoding TolC family protein, with amino-acid sequence MKNLSKFTLIVLMFISLDSFSQESIIGEIKYSDLEKYIDLAVKNYPKVKITDVNVEKAKTDISMNAISYLDIFNASYFYRPNNKTAIDVINPYAVNGFQLSVNLNLGNFLQKPYAAKKAKADYKVAQLQAEDFRLTLATEVKKRYYAYIQQINQLKIYTQSVQDNQNVADNLKNKFEKGEVALDTYNQSRINLTIASTSKIQTEVNLLSAKDALEEIIGMKLSEVK; translated from the coding sequence ATGAAAAATCTATCAAAATTCACTTTAATTGTCCTGATGTTTATAAGTCTGGATAGTTTTTCACAAGAGTCAATAATTGGCGAAATTAAATATTCTGATCTTGAAAAGTACATAGATCTGGCGGTAAAAAATTACCCTAAGGTGAAGATTACCGATGTGAATGTTGAAAAAGCGAAAACAGATATTTCTATGAATGCAATATCATATCTGGACATATTTAATGCTTCGTATTTTTACAGACCAAATAACAAAACCGCTATTGATGTGATTAATCCGTATGCAGTAAACGGTTTTCAACTTAGTGTAAATTTGAATCTTGGAAACTTTTTGCAAAAGCCTTATGCTGCAAAAAAAGCTAAAGCAGATTATAAAGTTGCGCAATTGCAAGCAGAAGATTTCAGATTAACACTTGCAACTGAAGTAAAGAAAAGATATTATGCGTACATTCAACAAATTAACCAATTGAAAATTTATACCCAAAGTGTACAGGATAACCAGAATGTGGCTGACAATTTAAAGAATAAGTTTGAAAAGGGAGAGGTAGCATTGGATACCTACAATCAATCGAGAATAAACCTGACGATTGCCAGTACCTCTAAAATTCAAACTGAAGTAAACTTGTTAAGTGCAAAAGATGCATTGGAAGAGATAATTGGAATGAAATTATCGGAGGTTAAGTAA
- a CDS encoding O-antigen ligase family protein — protein sequence MYQFLSSLSQTRRIIFLSVLGIIVSVGISLLTYLGPVGPVLVIVAALFVVFMIFLFREPTIGLLVLIVYCFLFGILSREVGGSIAYGIGIEIFLLLTWITVIIQHKRYDWKRLNNPLTKLMLMWFIISVVEIINPAGASVMGWLQEIRSTALFPILTIPLVLLLFDSEKKLNTVLILLIGLSLLATLNGVKQIHIGLSPGEQRFLNEGGAVTHLLWGRLRAFSFYSDSGQFGASQASFVLIAIVLAIAPFKSWKRVLALIAAGLSFYGMLISGTRGAFFALVVGVLFLIFLTKNVKVLMYGLIITLLFVGFLKFTTIGNGSYEIYRLRSAVNPKEASLNVRFNNQMILGEYLKHNPFGGGLGVIGTWGREYNRDKFLSTIAPDSYWVKVWAMYGIVGLTIWFSMMMYILGKCCGIIWKIQNVRLRYKCIAMLSATAGIFFCSYGNEVINSMPSAVVASVSLAFIFQSVYFDKKKSVPLIDNEPNLTIS from the coding sequence ATGTACCAGTTTTTATCCTCACTGTCACAAACGCGACGTATAATATTTCTGTCGGTTTTAGGGATAATAGTTTCTGTTGGGATTAGCTTACTAACATACCTTGGCCCGGTAGGGCCGGTATTAGTGATTGTGGCAGCACTGTTTGTTGTTTTTATGATCTTTCTTTTTAGGGAGCCCACTATAGGGCTTCTTGTATTAATAGTTTATTGCTTTTTGTTTGGGATTTTATCTCGCGAGGTGGGGGGCAGTATAGCTTATGGTATAGGGATTGAAATTTTTTTACTGCTTACGTGGATAACTGTAATTATACAGCATAAGCGATATGACTGGAAACGTTTAAATAACCCGCTGACAAAACTGATGCTAATGTGGTTTATCATCAGCGTGGTTGAAATTATAAATCCGGCAGGTGCTAGTGTAATGGGATGGTTGCAGGAAATTAGAAGTACTGCGCTATTTCCTATACTGACCATTCCATTGGTACTTCTATTGTTTGATTCTGAAAAGAAATTAAATACGGTATTAATACTGTTGATTGGGTTGTCGTTACTGGCAACTTTAAATGGTGTTAAACAGATACATATTGGCTTGTCGCCAGGTGAACAAAGGTTTTTAAATGAGGGGGGAGCAGTTACCCACTTGTTATGGGGAAGATTAAGAGCGTTTTCTTTTTATAGTGATTCTGGACAGTTTGGTGCCTCACAGGCTTCTTTTGTGCTAATTGCTATTGTTTTAGCGATAGCTCCTTTTAAGTCGTGGAAAAGGGTGCTAGCTTTAATTGCTGCAGGTCTATCTTTTTATGGAATGCTGATTTCGGGTACCAGGGGTGCTTTTTTTGCATTGGTTGTAGGGGTGTTGTTTCTGATTTTTCTGACAAAGAATGTGAAAGTACTAATGTATGGTTTGATTATTACTTTATTGTTTGTAGGGTTTTTAAAGTTTACCACCATAGGTAATGGGAGCTATGAAATTTACAGGTTACGGAGTGCTGTAAATCCTAAAGAAGCTTCATTAAATGTGAGGTTTAACAATCAAATGATCCTTGGCGAATACCTTAAGCATAATCCTTTTGGAGGAGGATTGGGAGTGATTGGTACCTGGGGTAGAGAATATAACAGGGATAAGTTTTTGTCGACAATTGCACCTGACAGCTACTGGGTTAAAGTTTGGGCCATGTATGGCATTGTTGGATTAACCATCTGGTTTTCGATGATGATGTATATCCTTGGGAAATGTTGTGGAATAATCTGGAAAATCCAAAATGTAAGGTTAAGGTATAAGTGTATAGCGATGCTTTCGGCAACAGCAGGAATTTTCTTCTGCAGTTATGGTAATGAAGTAATTAATTCAATGCCATCTGCCGTTGTGGCTTCTGTTTCATTAGCATTTATATTTCAGAGTGTATATTTTGATAAGAAAAAATCTGTACCATTAATAGATAATGAACCTAATTTAACTATAAGCTAA
- a CDS encoding OmpA family protein, whose product MKSKITKAAMILSLVGLSTQLFAQEADSQSSERFSKKYFRTWSVGLNGGMLTHYTPFNNRTNGNFNTPYEAWGYGGYIKKQVVPGFGIQADFLAGKVKGANVIGGAKSTFESRIDWSAAISGNFTIANMSLNQKRNFLSPYATIGAGYMSSAATTNHPAGASTGYDQNWFVPIGAGFKLGVSKGVNIDLGYTVSFMKANNFDGVTGGANDRFSYAHAGIEIALGRKGTSQLQNFSPIAAIREESAAESAELRRALSTAEENARRDKEALEAQLGDDDGDGVANKFDKCAGTPANTVVDGAGCPIKVQREVIKETKVVVTEADRKVVDEAIKNLEFDLGKSTIRSTSYATLNKVAELLIQKNFSLKLAGHTDNTGSMALNLRLSKDRAESIKTYLVSQGANASRIEATGYGPNQPIASNKTAEGRQKNRRVEFTLY is encoded by the coding sequence ATGAAATCAAAAATTACAAAAGCAGCAATGATATTATCCCTGGTGGGATTATCAACGCAATTATTTGCACAGGAGGCTGACTCTCAATCATCAGAAAGATTCTCTAAGAAATATTTCCGTACCTGGTCTGTTGGACTAAATGGTGGTATGTTAACACACTACACTCCGTTCAACAACAGAACTAATGGAAACTTCAATACGCCATACGAGGCTTGGGGTTACGGTGGTTACATCAAAAAGCAAGTAGTACCGGGATTTGGTATCCAGGCCGATTTCCTTGCAGGTAAAGTTAAAGGTGCTAACGTTATTGGTGGCGCTAAATCAACTTTCGAATCAAGAATCGACTGGTCAGCAGCTATTAGTGGTAACTTTACTATCGCTAACATGAGTTTAAACCAAAAACGTAACTTCCTTTCTCCTTATGCTACAATTGGAGCAGGTTATATGTCGTCTGCGGCAACAACTAATCATCCTGCCGGAGCAAGCACAGGGTACGATCAAAATTGGTTTGTTCCAATTGGAGCTGGTTTTAAATTAGGTGTTTCAAAAGGTGTAAACATCGATTTAGGTTACACAGTTAGCTTCATGAAAGCAAATAACTTTGATGGTGTAACAGGTGGTGCTAACGACAGATTCTCTTATGCCCACGCAGGTATCGAGATTGCTTTAGGTAGAAAAGGAACTTCTCAATTACAAAACTTCAGCCCTATTGCCGCTATCCGCGAAGAAAGTGCTGCTGAAAGTGCTGAATTAAGAAGAGCATTATCAACTGCCGAAGAAAATGCAAGAAGAGATAAAGAAGCTTTAGAAGCTCAGTTAGGTGATGATGATGGAGATGGAGTTGCTAACAAATTCGATAAATGTGCCGGTACTCCTGCAAACACAGTAGTAGATGGTGCCGGATGTCCAATTAAAGTTCAACGTGAAGTTATCAAAGAAACTAAAGTTGTTGTAACAGAAGCTGACCGTAAAGTTGTTGATGAAGCCATCAAAAACCTAGAGTTTGACTTAGGTAAATCAACTATCCGTTCTACTTCATACGCTACATTAAACAAAGTTGCTGAGTTGTTAATTCAGAAAAACTTTAGCTTAAAATTAGCGGGTCACACAGATAACACAGGTTCAATGGCTTTAAACCTACGTTTATCTAAAGACAGAGCAGAATCTATCAAAACATATTTGGTATCGCAAGGTGCAAACGCTTCACGTATCGAAGCAACAGGTTACGGTCCAAACCAACCTATCGCATCTAACAAAACTGCCGAAGGTCGTCAGAAAAACCGTAGAGTAGAGTTTACATTATACTAG
- a CDS encoding SDR family oxidoreductase translates to MQKTISILGCGWYGLELAKHLISKGYKVKGSTTSPTKLQQLQAEEIEPYLVSFHEQSIAYDDAFFKSHTLVICIPPKRSSAEQASFPDKIKEICKAANNNTIKNILFISSTSVYGDCNIELSETDEPKPDTPSGKAMVIAEEIFRQQHSLKTTILRFGGLIGPGRDPGRFFAGKINAPNGQAPINLIHLTDCVGISTHIIETESFGHTFNACTPDHPAKQVFYTQATANSGLEPPTFINELTNWKIVSSNKSCVSLKYNYQITNWVQWLQKGKL, encoded by the coding sequence ATGCAAAAAACAATCAGCATACTCGGATGTGGCTGGTATGGCTTAGAATTAGCAAAACACCTCATTTCTAAAGGCTACAAAGTTAAAGGCTCAACAACTAGCCCCACTAAACTACAACAGCTCCAAGCAGAAGAAATTGAACCATACCTGGTTAGCTTTCATGAACAAAGCATAGCCTATGATGATGCTTTTTTTAAAAGCCACACGTTAGTTATTTGCATCCCACCCAAAAGAAGCAGTGCCGAACAAGCAAGCTTTCCAGATAAAATAAAAGAAATCTGTAAGGCTGCTAACAACAATACAATCAAAAATATATTATTTATAAGCTCAACTTCAGTATATGGCGATTGTAATATCGAATTATCAGAAACTGATGAACCAAAACCTGATACCCCCTCCGGCAAAGCCATGGTAATTGCCGAAGAAATATTCCGTCAGCAACATTCCCTTAAAACAACAATACTTAGGTTTGGTGGCCTTATTGGTCCTGGCCGGGATCCTGGCAGGTTCTTCGCCGGTAAAATAAATGCGCCAAACGGGCAGGCACCTATAAATCTAATTCACTTAACAGACTGCGTTGGTATTAGCACACATATAATAGAAACTGAAAGTTTTGGGCATACATTTAATGCCTGCACACCAGACCACCCAGCAAAACAAGTGTTTTATACACAAGCAACTGCTAACTCAGGTTTAGAACCACCAACGTTTATAAATGAACTTACAAATTGGAAAATAGTTAGCTCCAATAAATCATGTGTATCGTTAAAATATAATTACCAGATAACCAATTGGGTACAATGGCTACAAAAAGGTAAATTATAA
- a CDS encoding MBL fold metallo-hydrolase, which yields MKLTIWGAAKQVTGSMHLLQLENYNILIDCGLDYEKDTYQEENQYFPFDPASIDVVILTHAHIDHSGNLPTLVRMGFEGQILSTPPTADLTELLLHDSVNVFIGKQNRRPKGRKGRSGPQPLYLQKHVNDTIDRFVTIAFHKEFRLNGNVSLTFIPIGHLLGAAAIVLTVIDKGIEKKIAFTGDIGRANYPVLVDPEPLPQVDYLVSESTYGGRLHSHDLTLQEKLIETINESCIKYPGRLIIPAFSIGRTQALVYSLNKIFSSGLLPPVKIFVDSPLATIATDIYRKHHHLLNQESQDFYSKQGDEFEFDELSYVSDKRESQSVSNYHEPCIIISSAGMLEGGRIQDHLYYNIQNYYCTILFIGYCAKGTLGDRLLRGDPIVRLRNRDLMVYATIQKTDLLSGHGDHNDLLNTIKQQDPEKLKSVFLVHGEIKSMTMLSDALTALNYKVNLPEKGETFEL from the coding sequence ATGAAATTGACCATTTGGGGAGCAGCTAAACAGGTAACAGGAAGCATGCACCTTTTGCAATTAGAAAATTATAATATATTAATAGATTGTGGTCTCGACTACGAAAAAGACACTTATCAGGAAGAAAATCAATATTTCCCTTTCGATCCAGCTTCCATAGATGTAGTGATACTAACCCATGCACATATAGACCATTCGGGGAATCTGCCAACTCTGGTTAGAATGGGATTTGAAGGCCAAATATTAAGTACACCCCCAACAGCAGATTTAACTGAGCTACTATTACACGATTCAGTAAATGTGTTTATTGGAAAACAAAACAGACGTCCAAAAGGTCGCAAAGGAAGATCGGGTCCTCAGCCCCTCTACCTTCAAAAACATGTAAACGATACCATAGACAGGTTTGTTACCATAGCTTTCCACAAAGAGTTTCGTTTAAATGGCAATGTATCATTAACCTTTATACCTATCGGCCATCTTCTTGGTGCAGCTGCAATAGTTTTAACAGTAATAGATAAAGGGATAGAAAAAAAGATCGCTTTTACCGGCGATATAGGCCGTGCCAACTATCCTGTTTTAGTTGATCCGGAACCATTACCACAGGTAGACTATCTTGTATCCGAATCCACATATGGTGGCCGTTTACACAGCCACGATTTAACCCTGCAAGAAAAGCTAATAGAAACCATAAACGAATCGTGCATTAAATATCCGGGCAGGCTAATTATTCCGGCCTTCAGCATTGGCCGCACCCAGGCATTGGTTTATTCCTTAAATAAGATCTTTAGTAGCGGGCTGCTTCCGCCGGTAAAAATATTTGTAGATAGCCCGCTGGCAACCATTGCAACAGACATATATAGAAAACACCACCACTTGTTAAATCAGGAATCTCAGGATTTTTACAGTAAACAAGGTGATGAATTTGAGTTTGATGAACTCTCTTACGTGAGTGATAAGCGCGAAAGCCAATCAGTTTCCAATTATCATGAACCCTGTATCATAATCTCTTCTGCCGGTATGCTCGAAGGTGGACGTATTCAGGATCATCTGTACTATAACATTCAAAACTACTACTGCACTATCCTGTTTATTGGCTATTGTGCAAAAGGAACTCTGGGTGATAGATTACTAAGAGGCGATCCAATAGTTCGTTTAAGAAACCGCGATTTAATGGTTTATGCCACTATACAAAAAACAGACTTGTTAAGTGGCCATGGCGATCATAATGATCTTCTTAATACCATTAAACAGCAAGATCCCGAAAAGCTAAAATCGGTATTTCTTGTTCATGGAGAAATTAAAAGCATGACCATGCTTTCTGATGCATTAACAGCACTCAACTACAAAGTTAATTTACCTGAAAAAGGTGAAACTTTCGAGTTATAA
- a CDS encoding sugar transferase — translation MTSPTIEFHKVSAKIVYFGKLLKEVIAEELDGDITYLEDPDDFKRYLDNQSLLSVPDIVLIEVDENSQCFEQVKYIKKNPLLQGLIIVLVGVKDDVNWRKKALELKVNDYYTYPFPYEDFCERLNFLVKFKLIKPKLMDIAQQMEVEYKTPRTKRVFDILASGFALLCLLPLFIIVAILIRLESKGKIIYKSKRVGAGYKIFDFYKFRSMRSDADKMLASMASLNQYAGSEENKDNKTAFVKFKNDPRITKVGSFLRKTSIDELPQLINVLIGDMSLVGNRPLPLYEAEQLTTNEWSTRFLGPAGLTGLWQISKRGQDDMSERERKELDNYYASNYSIFLDLKIILKTIPALIQKENV, via the coding sequence ATGACATCCCCAACCATTGAATTTCATAAAGTAAGTGCCAAAATAGTATATTTTGGTAAATTACTAAAAGAAGTAATAGCTGAAGAACTTGATGGCGATATTACTTACCTTGAAGATCCTGATGATTTTAAAAGATACTTAGATAATCAGTCACTTTTAAGTGTACCGGATATCGTTTTGATTGAGGTAGATGAAAACAGCCAGTGTTTTGAGCAGGTAAAATACATAAAAAAGAACCCACTTTTACAAGGACTAATTATTGTACTTGTTGGCGTTAAAGACGATGTTAACTGGAGGAAAAAGGCTCTTGAACTGAAAGTTAACGACTACTATACTTATCCTTTTCCATACGAGGATTTCTGTGAGCGCTTGAATTTTTTGGTGAAGTTTAAGTTAATTAAGCCAAAGCTGATGGATATTGCCCAGCAAATGGAGGTTGAATACAAAACACCAAGAACGAAAAGAGTATTTGATATACTGGCATCTGGATTTGCTTTATTGTGCTTACTGCCATTGTTTATAATTGTTGCAATACTAATTAGACTGGAATCTAAAGGTAAAATTATATATAAGAGCAAAAGGGTAGGAGCTGGATATAAAATCTTTGATTTTTATAAATTCAGGTCTATGAGAAGTGATGCAGATAAAATGCTTGCATCGATGGCTAGCCTTAATCAATATGCGGGTTCTGAAGAGAATAAAGATAATAAAACGGCCTTTGTTAAATTTAAAAATGACCCGAGAATAACTAAGGTGGGCTCGTTTTTAAGGAAAACAAGTATTGATGAATTGCCTCAGTTGATAAATGTATTAATTGGCGACATGTCATTAGTGGGCAACAGACCATTACCTTTATACGAAGCAGAGCAACTGACCACAAATGAATGGTCAACAAGATTTCTGGGGCCTGCCGGTTTAACCGGATTATGGCAAATTAGTAAAAGAGGACAGGATGATATGTCGGAGCGCGAGCGTAAGGAACTTGATAACTATTATGCTTCGAACTATTCGATTTTCCTAGATTTAAAAATAATACTTAAAACTATACCTGCATTGATCCAAAAGGAGAATGTGTAG